DNA sequence from the Lysinibacillus sp. OF-1 genome:
TTTGTAAGCGATCAAGCAATCTACTAAAAGGGGTGACAGATATGGAGCAACAAACGCATTTACAAAGAGGGTTAAAGAAGCGGCATATGACGATGATTGCTATTGCAGGAGTAATCGGTGCTGGCCTATTTATGGGGAGTGGTTCAGTTATTAATTTAGCTGGTCCAGGGGCCATTTTATCGTATATATTTGCAGGAATTATCGTTATTTTAGTTATGCGTATGCTAGGCGAAATGGCAGCTGTTAATCCAACGAGTGGCTCATTTGCACATTATGCGCATGAAGCCATTGGCCCGTGGGCAGGTTTTATGATTGGATGGCTGTACTGGTTTTTCTGGGTCATTGCGATTGCACTAGAAGCAACAGCAGCGGCAGCCATTATTCAATATTGGTATGACGGGATGCCTTTATGGCTATTAAGTTTGTTACTAACCGTAGCACTTACTTTAACGAATGTTCTTTCTGTCAAAGCATTTGGTGAGTTTGAGTATTGGTTCTCTCTTATTAAGGTTGCAAGTATAGTGGTTTTCCTTGGTCTTGGTGCCTTCATTATTTTTGGCATCGCCCCAAACTTTAATGCTGTAGGTATGACCAATCTAGTCGGGCAAGGTGGTTTTTTACCTAATGGTTTTGGTGCTGTTCTAATGGGTGTCGTCATTGTTATTTTCTCCTTCATGGGAACAGAAATTGTGGCCATTGCTGCTGGTGAATCAGATGAACCATTAGCTGCTGTAACGAAAGCTACCAATTCCATTACTTGGCGTATTTTAATTTTCTATGTGGGCTCTATAGCGGTTGTAGTAACGCTATTGCCTTGGCATTCCTCCGATATTTTAACAAGTCCTTATGTAGCGGTACTCGATTATATTGGAATTCCTGCTGCCGCACAAATTATGAATTTTGTTGTGTTAACAGCGGTGCTATCGTGTTTAAATTCAGCACTTTATGCAACATCACGCATGGTATTTTCTTTAGCAGAAAAGGGAGAAGCGCCAAAAGCATTTTTAAAATTAAACAAAAAGGGTGCACCTGTCAATGCCATTTTAGCAGCAACATTTTTCTCGTATATTGCAGTCATTATGAATTATGTTTCACCAGATAAAGTTTTTATGTTTTTACTGAGCTCTTGTAGTGCGATTACTTTAATACTTTATTTAATCATTGCCTTTTCACAATTAAGAATGCGACGCAAGATTGAACAAGAAAATTTAGAGCTATTAAAGGTGAAGATGTGGTTTTTCCCTTATTTAACGTATTTCACAATACTCGCTACAACAGCTTTATTAATGGCGATGTTCTTTATAGAGTCTATGCGCTCACAAATTTTATTTACATGCGTTGTCGTCGCTATTGTGATGATTTTCTATGTACTTACTCAAAAGAAAAAAACGATTAAACAACCCGATGAATCAAGTTCTATTTTTAGCAAAGAAGAATTCGATTTTGAACAATAATACGATAAAGGAGTGGTCTAATTATGACAGTTCAGCAAGAAATGAAAACGCTCACACATTTTATCCAAGGGGAAGAGGTAGCTGGTACAAGTGGCCGATTTTCAGAGGTTTATAATCCATCAACAGGAGAGGTTATTGCAAGAGTACCACTTGCTTCAAGAGATGAGGTAAAGCATGCTATTGAGCTTGCAAAAGAAGCCTTTCCAGCATGGAAAAAACGATCAATTGGTAAACGGGTAGAAGTGTTACATCGATTCCGTCAGTTGTTAGTAGAAAAACAGGAAGAGCTTATCGATGTGATTTGTCAGGAAAGTGGTAAAACAAAGGACGATGCAAAAGGTGAAATCGTTCGTGGTATTGAATCCGTTGATATGGCGATCAGTGCACCGCAAATGCTAAAAGGAGAGTACTCAGTCAATGTAGGTGGTAATATAAATGCCTTTTCTGCCAAATCACCACTCGGCGTAGTGGCAACTATCGCACCATTTAATTTCCCTGTTATGGTACCGCTTGCGATTACAAGCATGGCTGTGGCAGTAGGAAATGCCGTTATATTAAAGCCATCAGAGCGCGTACCGATGTCCGCTCTCTATATAAGTCAATTATGGAAAGAGGCAGGTTTACCAGATGGCATTTGGACTGTTGTCAATGGAGATAAAGAGGCTGTCAATGAACTATTAGAAAATAAAGAGATTCAAGCTATCTCATTTGTTGGCTCAACACCTGTTGCTGAATATATTTATCAAACAGGAACAAAGCACAATAAACGTGTTGCGGCATTTGGTGGTGGGAAGAACTTTATGATTGTGATGCCAGATGCCAACCTAGAACAAACGGCGAATGCCTTTTTAGGAGCAGCGTATGGTGCAGCATCACAGCGCTGTATGGCGATTTCAGGTGCACTTGTTGTAGGCAAAGATACCGAACAACGGTTTACGGAACTATTAAAAAATAAAATCTCTCAACTAAAGGTTGGACCCTATACAGAAAAAGACGTCGATTTCGGACCAGTCATCACTAAAGAGTCGAAAGGAACGATTATTCGTTCTATCGATGAGGCAGTCACTGAAGGGGCAAATCTTGTGATTGACGGAAGAAATCCGAAAGTATGTGAAACGTCAAATGGCTTTTATCTTGGCCCAACCCTCCTTAATAATGTCACATCGGAAATGAAGATCTTTAAAGAAGAGGTCTTTGGTCCAGCACGTATTGTTGTAGGGGTGGACTCATTACAAGAGGCAATAGATTTAATCAATAACCATGAGCTTGGCAATGGGGTAACCATGTTTACAAGCAGTGGAGCAGCAGCACGGAAATTCCAAGAGGAAATAGAAGTCGGCATGGTAGGTGTGAACGTACCTATACCAATTCCTGTTGGCTATCATAACTTTGGTGGATGGAAACGCTCTAAGTTCGGTGAAGGGCATATGTTTGGCCCAGATCAGGCAAGATTCTTTACAAAGGCCAAAACGATTTCTGAGCGCTGGCCAGATGAAACGGAGGATACAACAAGTTCCTTTGCGTTCCCAAGTAATAATGATGCGAAAAACTAATATAGTGAGGGGTGTTTGATGATGACACAGACAAATCTTAAAAGTGATGTATTAGCCAAGGATGAGCAATATGTTTGGCATTCTATGAAACCATATAATCCGCAAGCCACATATGTAGTAGAGAGGTCTGATGGTGCAAGAATTATGGATACAGATGGTGTGGAATATATTGATGGAATGGCAGGGCTTTGGTGTGTCAATGTTGGCTATGGACGGAAAGAGTTAGCAGATGCGGCACATGAGCAAATGATGAAAAATGCTTATGCACCTTTATCTCAGGGTCATTTGCCTGCAGTGGAATTAGCTGAGAAGCTAAATGAACTACTTGGTGGAGATTACGTTATTTTCTTCTCCAATAGTGGATCAGAGGCGAATGAAACAGCCTTTAAAATTGCTCGGCAATACCATCAGCAAAAAGGACAAAGCTCACGCTATAAAATTGTCTCACGCTACCGTGCTTATCATGGTAACTCCTTTGGGGCTTTAGCGGCAACGGGGCAGGCGGAGCGCAAATATAAATACGAGCCACTATCTCCAGGTTTTATCCATGTCGCACCACCTGATCAATATCGTGAGCATGAAAGCGATGCTATTGCGCCATTGGATTTAGCGAGTGTAAAGGCTGTAGATAAAACGATGACATGGGAACTGAGTGACACAATTGCAGCTATGATCTTAGAGCCTATTATTACAGGTGGCGGTGTCATTATGCCTCCAGAGAATTATTTAAAAGGCATTGAGGAAGTGTGTAAAAGGCATGGTGCTTTACTGATTGTGGATGAGGTTATTTGTGGCTTTGGTCGAACAGGTAAGCCTTTTGGATTTATGAACTACGGTGTTAAGCCAGATATAATTACGATGGCTAAAGGAATTACAAGTGCCTATTTACCATTATCAGCAACAGCCGTGAAGCGTGAAATTTATGAGGCGTTTAAGGGCTCAGATGCATACAGCTATTTCCGCCATGTGAATACATTTGGAGGCTCTCCTGTGGCATGTGCAGTTGCATTAAAAAATATTGAAATTCTTGAGCAAGAAGCGTTGTTTGAGCGTTCCAAGGAAATTGGCGCTGCAACACTACAAACATTGCAGCAACAATTGCAGCATCATCCAAATGTAGGAGATGTGCGTGGCAAAGGTTTATTAATTGGGATTGAATTAGTTGCAGATAAAGTCTCGAAAGAACCTTTACCAGTGGAGAAGGTGAATGCTGTCATTGCCAAATGTAAAGAACAAGGGGTTATCATTG
Encoded proteins:
- a CDS encoding amino acid permease; protein product: MEQQTHLQRGLKKRHMTMIAIAGVIGAGLFMGSGSVINLAGPGAILSYIFAGIIVILVMRMLGEMAAVNPTSGSFAHYAHEAIGPWAGFMIGWLYWFFWVIAIALEATAAAAIIQYWYDGMPLWLLSLLLTVALTLTNVLSVKAFGEFEYWFSLIKVASIVVFLGLGAFIIFGIAPNFNAVGMTNLVGQGGFLPNGFGAVLMGVVIVIFSFMGTEIVAIAAGESDEPLAAVTKATNSITWRILIFYVGSIAVVVTLLPWHSSDILTSPYVAVLDYIGIPAAAQIMNFVVLTAVLSCLNSALYATSRMVFSLAEKGEAPKAFLKLNKKGAPVNAILAATFFSYIAVIMNYVSPDKVFMFLLSSCSAITLILYLIIAFSQLRMRRKIEQENLELLKVKMWFFPYLTYFTILATTALLMAMFFIESMRSQILFTCVVVAIVMIFYVLTQKKKTIKQPDESSSIFSKEEFDFEQ
- a CDS encoding CoA-acylating methylmalonate-semialdehyde dehydrogenase produces the protein MTVQQEMKTLTHFIQGEEVAGTSGRFSEVYNPSTGEVIARVPLASRDEVKHAIELAKEAFPAWKKRSIGKRVEVLHRFRQLLVEKQEELIDVICQESGKTKDDAKGEIVRGIESVDMAISAPQMLKGEYSVNVGGNINAFSAKSPLGVVATIAPFNFPVMVPLAITSMAVAVGNAVILKPSERVPMSALYISQLWKEAGLPDGIWTVVNGDKEAVNELLENKEIQAISFVGSTPVAEYIYQTGTKHNKRVAAFGGGKNFMIVMPDANLEQTANAFLGAAYGAASQRCMAISGALVVGKDTEQRFTELLKNKISQLKVGPYTEKDVDFGPVITKESKGTIIRSIDEAVTEGANLVIDGRNPKVCETSNGFYLGPTLLNNVTSEMKIFKEEVFGPARIVVGVDSLQEAIDLINNHELGNGVTMFTSSGAAARKFQEEIEVGMVGVNVPIPIPVGYHNFGGWKRSKFGEGHMFGPDQARFFTKAKTISERWPDETEDTTSSFAFPSNNDAKN
- a CDS encoding aspartate aminotransferase family protein: MTQTNLKSDVLAKDEQYVWHSMKPYNPQATYVVERSDGARIMDTDGVEYIDGMAGLWCVNVGYGRKELADAAHEQMMKNAYAPLSQGHLPAVELAEKLNELLGGDYVIFFSNSGSEANETAFKIARQYHQQKGQSSRYKIVSRYRAYHGNSFGALAATGQAERKYKYEPLSPGFIHVAPPDQYREHESDAIAPLDLASVKAVDKTMTWELSDTIAAMILEPIITGGGVIMPPENYLKGIEEVCKRHGALLIVDEVICGFGRTGKPFGFMNYGVKPDIITMAKGITSAYLPLSATAVKREIYEAFKGSDAYSYFRHVNTFGGSPVACAVALKNIEILEQEALFERSKEIGAATLQTLQQQLQHHPNVGDVRGKGLLIGIELVADKVSKEPLPVEKVNAVIAKCKEQGVIIGKNGATVAGFNNVLTLSPPLNIVQEDLDRILDVVVDSVNKL